A genome region from Prochlorococcus marinus CUG1417 includes the following:
- a CDS encoding aminotransferase class I/II-fold pyridoxal phosphate-dependent enzyme: MKKIKIPKNRIRKLKTFSLGKKSFELLSLNSQNKKLIDLCSNDYFGLSRDKDLIKAAYEISMLEGIGSGSSRFITGSRPIHKLLETELAKWLDQDKVLLFPSGFQANIAAIQTLANKNSIVIADKLIHNSLLVGVKAAQAKLVRFSHNNLKDLEDKIIKSNPAKNSILVVVESLYSMEGSIAPLREITEICNKNSVQLLVDEAHAIGILGPEGRGLSFNYRSDITMITGTFGKAFGSGGAFIASNSEIGEYLIQTSGAFRYTTALAPALAAAALEGLKKILKNKEWANDLLSSAKIWKNEIIKNFSFPILGDSHILSIIVGQEEKAIYLQKYLEKNGFLAIAIRPPTVPLGQSRIRITIRRNLDSNLLKNFIKVLKEFK, from the coding sequence ATGAAAAAAATAAAAATTCCAAAAAATAGAATCCGTAAATTAAAAACATTTTCTTTAGGTAAAAAATCATTCGAACTTCTAAGTTTAAATTCGCAAAATAAAAAACTTATAGACTTATGCAGTAATGATTATTTTGGGTTAAGTAGGGACAAGGATTTAATAAAAGCTGCTTACGAAATAAGCATGTTAGAAGGTATTGGTTCAGGAAGCTCTAGGTTTATTACAGGTTCAAGACCAATACATAAATTATTAGAAACAGAACTTGCCAAGTGGCTTGATCAAGATAAAGTATTACTTTTCCCAAGCGGATTTCAAGCAAATATAGCCGCTATCCAGACTTTAGCAAACAAAAATAGTATCGTAATAGCAGATAAATTAATCCATAACTCTTTATTGGTTGGAGTTAAAGCTGCTCAAGCTAAACTAGTTCGATTTTCACACAATAATTTAAAAGATTTAGAAGATAAAATTATTAAGTCTAACCCCGCAAAAAATTCCATTTTAGTTGTTGTCGAATCTCTTTATAGCATGGAGGGATCAATTGCCCCGCTCAGAGAAATAACGGAAATTTGCAACAAAAATAGTGTTCAATTATTAGTTGACGAAGCCCATGCAATTGGGATCTTGGGCCCTGAAGGCAGGGGTTTAAGTTTTAATTATCGTTCGGATATAACAATGATTACTGGAACTTTTGGAAAAGCATTTGGAAGCGGTGGAGCTTTCATAGCTTCCAATTCAGAAATTGGTGAATATCTTATCCAAACAAGTGGTGCATTTAGGTATACAACCGCGCTTGCTCCCGCCTTAGCTGCTGCGGCACTAGAAGGTTTAAAAAAAATTTTAAAAAATAAAGAATGGGCTAATGATTTGTTATCTTCTGCGAAGATATGGAAAAATGAAATTATTAAAAATTTTAGTTTTCCAATTTTGGGAGATTCTCACATCTTATCTATTATTGTTGGCCAAGAAGAGAAGGCAATTTATCTACAAAAGTATCTCGAAAAAAATGGGTTTTTAGCAATTGCAATAAGACCTCCAACTGTACCTCTGGGTCAATCAAGAATCAGAATAACAATAAGAAGAAACTTAGATTCTAATCTGCTAAAGAATTTCATTAAAGTTTTAAAAGAGTTTAAATGA